A region from the Prinia subflava isolate CZ2003 ecotype Zambia unplaced genomic scaffold, Cam_Psub_1.2 scaffold_67_NEW, whole genome shotgun sequence genome encodes:
- the TRIM7 gene encoding E3 ubiquitin-protein ligase TRIM7 isoform X3, which translates to MHRSIHLQAIDIYPTGTRLFLLVSPSSLAVSSSPYLPNTPVAGGRCPTGDIPAFSPQNEQRDEKIFDRLGRGMKSSAPSPAWLRLWKEGRGSWRGLKTPGRSSGPGDRWREVLETRSRRWAGKRALARRRGAEPERPGRRRRRRRRRRRRGRPRWVPRIDAMGEGKEWREAMAAVFLPGNLQDEATCSVCLEFFKDPVSIECGHNFCRACIVKSWRELEMDFPCPQCREVFQQRSFRPNRQLANMSEIISQFALRGAKGAEEDGLCPRHREALKLYCKDDRRSICVVCDRSREHRPHAVVPVDEASDEYKEKIQARLDFLRKERQELLEFKVNDDKKTQELLKTIEAERQKLLSDFERLRQFLHDQEHVLLGQLEKMEKSISKRQNENITDLSKEITLLNKLITELEEKIQQPMLEFLKDVTSVISRSDEVKCHKPVPVCTDMKTHVCNFSLKTAVLEKVLKKFREHLQDELGRGEKDPACSAPEPKADFSN; encoded by the exons ATGCATCGATCTATACATTTACAGGCAATAGATATTTACCCGACAGGGACTCGCCTTTTCCTATTAGTTTCCCCCTCTTCCTTGGCTGTCTCAAGCTCTCCTTACCTGCCCAACACACCTGTGGCAGGTGGGAGATGTCCCACAGGAGACATTCCCgccttttccccccaaaatgaGCAGCGAGATGAGAAAATTTTTGACCGTTTGGGAAGGGGGATGAAAAGTTCggctccttccccagcctggctgaggctCTGGAAGGAGGGACGAGGATCCTGGAGAGGGTTAAAGACCCCAGGGAGAAGCTCCGGGCCCGGGGACAGGTGGAGGGAGGTGCTGGAAACGCGATCCCGGCGCTGGGCAGGGAAAAGAGCTTTGGCAcggaggagaggagcagagcccgagcgcccggggaggaggaggaggaggaggaggaggaggaggaggaggggaaggccTCGGTGGGTGCCCAGGATAGACGCAATGGGGGAGGGGAAAGAATG GAGAGAGGCCATGGCAGCCGTGTTCCTGCCCGGAAACCTCCAGGACGAGGCCACCTGCTCCGTGTGCCTGGAGTTCTTCAAGGACCCCGTGTCCATCGAGTGCGGGCACAACTTCTGCCGGGCGTGCATCGTCAAGAGCTGGCGGGAGCTGGAGATGGATTTCCCGTGCCCGCAGTGCCGGGAGGTTTTCCAGCAGCGGAGTTTCCGTCCCAACCGGCAGCTGGCGAACATGTCCGAGATCATCAGCCAGTTCGCGCTGCGCGGGGCCAAGGGCGCCGAGGAGGACGGGCTCTGCCCCCGGCACCGCGAGGCGCTCAAGCTCTACTGCAAGGACGACCGCAGGAGCATCTGCGTGGTGTGCGACAGGTCCCGGGAGCACCGGCCGCACGCCGTGGTGCCCGTGGACGAGGCTTCCGACGAGTACAAg GAGAAAATCCAGGCGCGCCTGGATTTCCTGAGGAAGGAgcggcaggagctgctggagttcAAAGTGAACGACGATAAAAagacccaggagctgctg AAAACCATCGAGGCCGAGAGGCAGAAGCTGCTCTCGGACTTCGAGCGGCTGCGGCAGTTCCTGCACGACCAGGAGCACgtcctgctggggcagctggagaaGATGGAGAAGAGCATCTCCAAGAGGCAGAACGAGAACATCACCGACCTCTCCAAGGAGATCACGCTGCTCAACAAGCTCATCACCGAGCTGGAGGAGAAAATCCAGCAGCCCATGCTCGAGTTCCTCAAG gaCGTGACGAGTGTCATAAGCAG GAGCGATGAGGTGAAGTGCCACAAGCCCGTCCCCGTCTGCACCGACATGAAGACGCACGTCTGCAACTTCTCCCTCAAAACCGCCGTCCTGGAAAAGGTCCTGAAGAAATTCCGAG AACACCTGCAGGACGAGCTGGGAAGAGgtgaaaaag
- the LOC134546379 gene encoding ly6/PLAUR domain-containing protein 2-like — MEIRTCPTMKLLLLGLSLALCIGVAGALRCHICKYKIPLFGCFRGANVSSCERRERCALIQTSLGKVTLYYQQGCTSALNCGRERAADAESRLTSRYSCCETDLCNAEWGAEPSD; from the exons ATGGAAATCAGGACCTGCCCCACGatgaagctgctcctgctggggctgagcctcGCCCTGTGCATCGGAGTCG ccgGGGCCCTCCGGTGCCACATCTGCAAGTACAAGATCCCCTTGTTCGGCTGCTTCCGAGGCGCCAACGTGAGCAGCTGCGAGCGCCGGGAGAGGTGTGCGCTCATCCAAACCTCGCTGG GGAAGGTGACCCTTTATTACCAGCAGGGCTGCACCTCCGCCCTCAACTGCGGCCGGGAGCGGGCGGCGGACGCCGAGTCCCGCCTCACCTCCCGCTACTCCTGCTGCGAGACCGACCTGTGCAACGCGGAGTGGGGCGCGGAGCCCTCGGACTGA